In Leclercia sp. LSNIH1, the genomic stretch TTGCCAACATCCATATTCTTCGGCAACGTTTCGGTATTTAACTCCACACGCGAGTTTTGCCACGCGTTCAGCGCAGGCAGCACCGCGTAGCCGCGGGCATCCGTCCACACCGGCCCCTGCGGCGTGTCGATTTTAATACCGGCAATCGGCTGATCCAGCGAGACAACCCCAAAGGTGTCACGCACCGGCAACGGCGAAAAGGTAACGCCTTCTCCGTGCGCCACGATCCCGCCCTGCAGAGAGCCCGAATAGCTGCGTTGGCTATCGTTGGCCAGGCTGGCGTTAAGCATCAGCTGGGAGTAGTGCAGGTTACTGCTTAGCCCCGCGCTGACGCTTTGATTCTTCTCTTTCTGGTCAAACTCGGTCCCCAATGAATAACCATTTTCATTCGAGATATTTCCCATCACCGTTGAGCCATAGCGGGTGGAGCTGCCCTCCCGGCGGACGTAAGTGTTTACGTTGCTTTTGCCGAGCGGGAAGCTGACATTGAAGTAGAACAGATCGTCTTTTTTACCGTTGGTATCGCTCAGCTGATGCTGCCAGTTGGTCGAAACATAGGCTGAAAACAGATTGCTCCCCCATCCCGCGTTGATATACCGCGTTTTGCCGGACTGGTTACGGTTCTTCGTTTCGTAAAGGCTGGCGCTGAACGTCCCTGCCTTGCTGGTTTGCCACTGCAATCCAACGGAATAATCATGCTTTTTGATCGCCGTAAAACCGCGGTCAATAAACTCCGAGAACTCCCGATAGCCCGGCGAGTAATAGCCCGCCGACGCGGTCACGCTGATGCCTATCGCTGACGTCAGGCTGGCTTCGAGACGATAGCTTTGTCCCTGGCGCGCGTTTTCATGGTCATAGGACTGATTGACCTTAAGGCTCAGCAGGGTCGAAGAAGAAGGCGCCGTATTCAGGCCAACGCCGGCGGCCTGGAAGTCCCGGGCCAGGATTGCCCCCAGGTTGATATTACTCCCGGGCAGCAGCCGCCAGCCGCCCGACGCGCTCAGCACCAGCGGTTTTTTGTTGTAATCATCACTCACCTGGCCAAACGCCAGAAACAGACCCGCCGGATTACCCAGCCTCTGCAGATAGAGTGAGGCGGGGATCGTATAGCTATGCTGGGTGCCGTCGGTCTCGACAACCGTTACGCTGAGATCGCTGGTGTAGTTGCGCAGAGCAACATCAGTAAGCGTAAAAGGCCCCACCGGAACGAGGGTGGAATAGACGAGCGTACCCTG encodes the following:
- a CDS encoding fimbrial biogenesis usher protein, yielding MFKRTLLMCAVSLICARQGKAAEIDAGSLEFDSETLRSLGIDPTVSSYFAEEARFMPGQTTVTLKVNGQNKGRTLAHFQRQGELCFDKSLMEHAHIRIPSDYQEGCYDYLKLHPQTVVKADPGQEMIELVIPPEEIAQPGKTVTDFAMEGTAAVLNYSAMSSRNEYSGGSSTWSQAQLEGGVNVAGWLLRTNQLLSQSEGKFNSENSQTYLQRTFVNLRTTAQLGEVGMNNGLLQGTSLYGVSLSPESGLDAQQSMVRVSGIANTSQARVEIRQQGTLVYSTLVPVGPFTLTDVALRNYTSDLSVTVVETDGTQHSYTIPASLYLQRLGNPAGLFLAFGQVSDDYNKKPLVLSASGGWRLLPGSNINLGAILARDFQAAGVGLNTAPSSSTLLSLKVNQSYDHENARQGQSYRLEASLTSAIGISVTASAGYYSPGYREFSEFIDRGFTAIKKHDYSVGLQWQTSKAGTFSASLYETKNRNQSGKTRYINAGWGSNLFSAYVSTNWQHQLSDTNGKKDDLFYFNVSFPLGKSNVNTYVRREGSSTRYGSTVMGNISNENGYSLGTEFDQKEKNQSVSAGLSSNLHYSQLMLNASLANDSQRSYSGSLQGGIVAHGEGVTFSPLPVRDTFGVVSLDQPIAGIKIDTPQGPVWTDARGYAVLPALNAWQNSRVELNTETLPKNMDVGNGTRFLSLGRGSVSKVQFAAVTQRRVLLEVTMQDGKKLPKNRAIMDTQGNYLTTSVDDGVVFLNNASARQVLVAQDESGSCRIQLTLPDQAQTDVFYETAKGVCQ